From the Armatimonadota bacterium genome, the window GCATCAACGCCGCTCGCATTGAAGCGAAGAAACTGGGACGCGAGATACAGGACGGCGAGGTGGTTACCGCGTGCCAGGCGGCGTGTCCCACACACGCTATCGTCTTCGGAAACATGAACGACAGGCAAAGCCTTGTCGCACGGCTCAGACAGCAACCGCACCGTTACGGTCTGCTGGAGGAACTGAACACCCGACCGCGCACCACCTATTTGGCGAAGGTGCGCAATCCCAATCCTGAGCTGGAAGGGGTATAGCGTATGCAACAGGAAATCGTGCGAACCGAACCTGCAGAGAGATTGATCGAGGGTAGGCATACCTACGAGAGCATCACCCACAAAATCGGCTCGGTAGTGCTCAGCTACAAGCACCCGAGGGCGTGGTACATCGTCACCGCTGTCGCGGCAGTGGGCGTCTTTATGCTCATTACCTCTATTGCGTGGCTGCTCTTGCGTGGTGTGGGCATCTGGGGTATCAACCAACCTGTCGGCTGGGGCTTTGCTATCATCAACTTCGTGTGGTGGATCGGTATCGGTCACGCGGGCACGCTCATTTCGGCGATTCTGCTGCTGCTGCGCCAGCAGTGGCGTACCTCCATCAACCGCTTCGCAGAGGCAATGACCATCTTCGCGGTGATGTGTGCGGGCATGTTCCCCCTGCTACACGTCGGACGCCCATGGGTGGCTTACTGGCTGCTACCCATTCCTAACTGGACAGGTGCATGGCCGCAGTTCCGCAGCCCGCTTATCTGGGACGTGTTCGCAGTCACCACCTACTTCACCGTCTCGCTGTTGTTCTGGTTTACCGGTCTCATCCCTGACCTGGCCACCTTGCGCGACCGGGCGAAGAACAGGCTCTCGCAGATGATCTACGGCGTCCTGGCGATGGGCTGGCGTAACTCTGCCAAGCACTGGCACCGCTACGAATCGGCGTACCTGCTGCTGGCAGGACTCTCCACGCCGCTGGTGGTGTCGGTACACAGCATCGTGAGCCTCGACTTCGCGGTGTCGCTG encodes:
- a CDS encoding polysulfide reductase NrfD; this translates as MQQEIVRTEPAERLIEGRHTYESITHKIGSVVLSYKHPRAWYIVTAVAAVGVFMLITSIAWLLLRGVGIWGINQPVGWGFAIINFVWWIGIGHAGTLISAILLLLRQQWRTSINRFAEAMTIFAVMCAGMFPLLHVGRPWVAYWLLPIPNWTGAWPQFRSPLIWDVFAVTTYFTVSLLFWFTGLIPDLATLRDRAKNRLSQMIYGVLAMGWRNSAKHWHRYESAYLLLAGLSTPLVVSVHSIVSLDFAVSLIPGWHTTIFPPYFVAGAIYSGFAMVLTLVIPIRAWYKMQDLLTMKHLDWMAKIMLATGLIVFYGYIMEIFTALYSANQYEQFLVANRFFGPYAPYFWALLICNGLIPQVLWSPKVRQNVVLLFIIALIVNVGMWLERFVIVVTSLHRDFLPSSWGMYHPTVWDWGLYLGTIGFFTFMMFLFVRFVPMISIFEMRDLLHQTDRHHPAAATTAAATPVAHMEVTP